The genomic DNA CTTTTAGATATAACTTTACAAATCGTTaaactttattatgaaaattcacGTTATGTAAAGAATCGATggtcaataattcccttagtcctcatatacctattagaaacattttcgaactacccgctgactttataccgcaaacatcggtcaatatgtgagttatcttaattaaattgaaaagtgtgtttttctaataacaatgcaAGAGATTTGcataaaatggatcaaatcgggtgagcAATTGGTTTATGCAACTAATATGAGGATTTTAAAACAACTGATTGACTTTATCCcgtatacgtatgtataatgtatattggtgatggtatgtgaggtaccttaatgcaACTCAGATATCatcttttctgataataatatgttgtAATGGCAAAAAAAGATAAATGCGGTTCAATACTACTTCTACTTGAAtctctcatatatctaatataagattttcaaacttccggttggctttataccgtatatatcggtcaatatgtaagatatcttaacaaaaataactaaaCGTATAGTATTGGACATGCTTAGTGCCGAAAATATCTGATATTGGGCTACGAATTACCCAAAACCcacatatattacataaaaagattttcgtggttttaacaaaccttatgccgaatatgtcggtcaattTATGAGtgttatgtttataaaattgcttgaatatacctgagcaatgtcaaaagttagtgAAATCAGCCCAGATCAATACTGCCCcgaatattcctatataatGATCTCCGACTTCCCCCCTGTCCTTAAACCGTTTTagattggtcaaaatgtgtgatatttcaaaaatttaattggacaagctttcttaaaaaatattatatatatgtggtttagcgctgaatatgaatggaattggtttagaccttggtccaaacctgatataattaatataatcaaTTCTGATACTCTGGATGACGCTTTTTTTGCATATCAAcgcaatatattaaatttaacctttTCGGTggagtttatgtcagatatatcttatttgaaaatgattttaatataattttccctAACGGCAAGTAAAATATAGtcataaaactaattgagtctatgacctataaaataatttaataaaataccaaatttgatcgtaATTCGATTTCAGCGAATAacaaatgttgaattctttcgcaacattttttaatataaagtatagtgcaagagtataaaattttcggttacacccgactTTAGGCCCTTATTTACTTGTATTACATTATgttcaaaaaatgtatactcTTTATCtattaactatattttaagactaaatactagtaaaatatttatttggaaaagagcTACAGCTGATATCCGGGAGCTCCTCTCAAAAAAGACGTTTTGCGGTGACCACTATATCTCTGAACTGGATCATCTGAAATTAAGAAACCAAAAAACGTTTAAAGTTAGTTAGTCAGTAGTCGCTGGAGCGGCAGCCTTGTACTTCCAAGCACTCTGAAACgctttttcaaatttgcgtgtAACTACGAAAATTTTCACCGGAACGATAAGaaattttctgtgtgtattctttaatatatgtacattaaaataaaattaaaaaatcgattttttttgaaaattcgaacTGTATGTAACCCCTTAACATAATTATATGAGTGCATTTGACTTCATGGATAtttcggaaaaaatattgtaaacacgACTTAAATGATTCGAATTGATTTTTTGCTTACATAATTAGTGATGAAAAAATGGACAAAAACATCAACTTCATATTAAAAGAAttcctaaaaaaattattaataaaattatcacaaaaattactttctaaaaaaaaggagaattaaaaaaatgtaagtgttgttgttgttgttgtaacggttacctagtccccgtttgggtgataaattccagattcgttgtcgtcgaggtcatctaacgggaggcccaggaaacgagctgtttcgacggggtcgtaCCATaaggagaagggtgttagatgggtggggtttgttgggcatgcaaagaggtggttagtgtcatgcggagactcattgcacgcaggacatgtgtttagtatgtcggggtctattctggataagtaggagtttaacctgctacagtatccagaacgaagttgcgcgagggtcactctggtttcgcgaggcaactcgagctctacgtttgctatgggtggtggtttaactcgtattacgccattcactgagagggagtcggtgaaggtgttgatgactccactgtgaatggcggtcagtgcctgtctgaagttcgttgcgtccgaagtccggtcggcgtactgtctaatgtcgtcgacgtagtcaaagAAACaactcttgatgttcctaggaggcggctccgctacagtcaggcgactacaggggtggtttctacgaaaactatgtaggtgttcgattggagacatcaagaggcatcccgtggtagttcggagtgcagtgttctgacaggtctaaagcttcttcttctgcgtgtcactgcatccaggcgaccatattggggctgcgtaatttaggaccggccggccgattgccttgtgtgttgccaacaacgtttctttgtcttttccccaagagctgtcggcaagcgacttgaggattttgttgcggctccgTAATTTGGCAGTTAttgcggtcgtgtgaggagtgaaagagcacagactgtccaaagtcaCGCCTAAAACTTTAGGGTTAttgactgtcggaatttttgtgccatcgactgaaatgttcaggtccagtctgtactccttcgtccaatttgtgaagatagtcgctgtggatttagtgggagagAGTGTCAGGTTCCTTGCagacatgccatcgattccattgcccgacgtcaatatcgtacagtcatcagcgtacgaggtcactgaaattcccgctggtggctgggggagtttcgaaatatagaaattaaacagtagtggggagaggacaccgccctgcggaaccccctgtttaattttcctaagtttggagttttgacctctcCAAGACCTTGTAAGTGTAATAGATTCTAATGGCATGGCTTCCATCATAATATTGACATTACCAGGTCGATCTATGATATTCttgtaaaaatgtatttgcatTACGCCATAGctggtaaaatatatatatagtaaattttacagaaaaaaaattatacacatatacattttatatctatataactttaataaaatttacttcaaaTAATTTGAAGTTATAGTGCTTGCTTGTATTTTAcgtttatacattttaaatattataatcttTGTTTTTCTAGCACCGTTTTCACTTTACAATTGATTGTCtacaaagtaataaaataattcgtattctattttaatttagtttttaatttaatcctTATAACTCCTGCATAGTTATATATTAATGTGAAAATTagcgtaaatatttttttcatttatgttttAGATATAAAGGTGGTCGGATGCCTGGCGTAAGAAACACAGATAGACGTCGGCCGCAAAATATTTCTTCAACTTCATCTTTAGCGCCACGCGTTGTATTATCCCGGTTGGAACCAAGAGAATTTGAACGTCTCAAGCTATCGTATAAAGTAGCTCTTATTGACCAAAGAAAAACCAGAAGCTGCCGTGGTATGAACATGGGCCAAAAAATAAGTGGAGGTTCAAAATCAGTTAGCCGAAATGATTCACAGGCGAACTTTAAACCAATAATACCACGTGAACTTGCAGCTGATTTCATAAAACCCACTCGTTTAGATATTTTATTGGATATGCCACCAGCCAGTAAGGAAGTCCAGTTGAAACATTCGTGGAACTCAGACGATCGATcactaaatatatttgtaaaagaaGACGATAAATTGACATTTCATAGACATCCTGTAGCTCAGAGCACAGATTGTATTCGTGGAAAAATTGGTCTTACAAAAGGATTACATATATGGGAAATATACTGGCCTACAAGGCAAAGAGGTACACATGCAGTGGTAGGAGTAGCCACAGCTGAAGCGCCTTTACACTCAGTCGGCTACCAAAGCTTAGTGGGTTTGTCAGATCAAAGTTGGGGTTGGGATTTAGGTAGAAATAAACTATACCATGATTCTAAAAACTGTGCTGGAATCACTTATCCAGCCATACTTAAAAATGACGAAGCTTTCTTAGTCCCGGATAAATTTCTTGTTGCTTTGGATATGGACGAAGGTACATTAAGCTTTATTGTTGATCAACAATACCTCGGAGTTGCATTTAAGGGGCTCAAAGGGAAAAAACTTTATCCTGTCGTTTCTGCTGTCTGGGGCCACTGTGAAATTACAATGACATATATTGGCGGATTAGATCGTAAGTAATTGATTTATGCATCCGTTTAATTAATCATATATATGCCCATTTGCTTTCATTTGTTAGCTGAACCTTTGCCGCTAATGGATCTTTGTAGAAGGACTATCCGCCAAAAAGTAGGGCGCACACATTTAGAGGAGCGTATTCAAGAACTACAACTTCCTTTATCCATGAAGAAGTACCTACTGTACAAAAATCGAAGATAATACTTTAATATAATAACTTaagatttaattttcatttaaagtaaCTTCACTCTCAAATAGTATCGTTAAAGCTGCAAATGTTGCCACTATTACACGCGTAAGATCTCCAAAAATTCGGTCTATTTTGAATAACAAACGTATTAAGTGTAATTATAACATTCTTTACTTTTGACTACAGActcgtattaaaaatattttattaaataagccTAAAAACTATCTGGCTTCCCTGTATAAGGAAGCTTAAAATAGCAAAGAAAAAAGCTGTAGGCATGTTTAAGATTGtttatttgaattatacaataaattcacataagtatatatttttccttGCAGCAAACGCAATGattgtaataatttatataaatatgtcaatacCATTAATTCCTAAGAACTATCGGGGAAAGTGAGTAATGGTACTAGAATATGTAAGATCTTTATTGACGAAATCATATCtttgtttaataatataatttcagatacagtaatataaatatttgcaaatttttccattttttttttgtttttttttggttttttttttgcactttctCATAttcaaacaagtaagaaagttctaagtccgggtgtaaccgaatattttatactctcgcaacttgcaagtatCAAAGCCcgagaaattacttcaggtgttggcaaaatttccagattcgttgtcgtcgaggtattttcacactgtctatagaagtgctaaaaacatttgttctagtgaattttgttattatagctttagcggttaagGAGATGTGCAcactaaacctattagggggctgGACCAagcttacttaaaaaaatattttaactgcagatgcccctccctaatgttattCCAAATAACTGTCTTGTATctttttgtggagcttagttatggcaatttatttgtttttgaataaaggttttgtgggcgtggcagttgtccgattacgcccatctgcaataccaaccgtcttacggtaccaagaaacatgtttaccaaatttcataaaaatatttaaatttttactcaagttacagcatgcacagacagacggacggacagacagtcatccggatatcaactcgtctcttcatcatgatcatttatatatatatataaaaccctatatctaactcgattagttttagatgatacaaacaaacgttaggtgaacaaaactattatactatgtggcaatatgttgcgagagtataaaaatcaatatcatTTCGCTATAAATTCGTTTGAGTCTCCATTTTATAAAATCATTTTGTATCCAATTAGCTATTACATATTATCCCTACCTGGACCTTTGTATATTAAATCTTTATTATTAAGATTTGTT from Bactrocera oleae isolate idBacOlea1 chromosome 3, idBacOlea1, whole genome shotgun sequence includes the following:
- the gus gene encoding protein gustavus isoform X1 codes for the protein MELGKKRFAILLLDIFYAILRYKGGRMPGVRNTDRRRPQNISSTSSLAPRVVLSRLEPREFERLKLSYKVALIDQRKTRSCRGMNMGQKISGGSKSVSRNDSQANFKPIIPRELAADFIKPTRLDILLDMPPASKEVQLKHSWNSDDRSLNIFVKEDDKLTFHRHPVAQSTDCIRGKIGLTKGLHIWEIYWPTRQRGTHAVVGVATAEAPLHSVGYQSLVGLSDQSWGWDLGRNKLYHDSKNCAGITYPAILKNDEAFLVPDKFLVALDMDEGTLSFIVDQQYLGVAFKGLKGKKLYPVVSAVWGHCEITMTYIGGLDPEPLPLMDLCRRTIRQKVGRTHLEERIQELQLPLSMKKYLLYKNRR
- the gus gene encoding protein gustavus isoform X2, whose translation is MELGKKRYKGGRMPGVRNTDRRRPQNISSTSSLAPRVVLSRLEPREFERLKLSYKVALIDQRKTRSCRGMNMGQKISGGSKSVSRNDSQANFKPIIPRELAADFIKPTRLDILLDMPPASKEVQLKHSWNSDDRSLNIFVKEDDKLTFHRHPVAQSTDCIRGKIGLTKGLHIWEIYWPTRQRGTHAVVGVATAEAPLHSVGYQSLVGLSDQSWGWDLGRNKLYHDSKNCAGITYPAILKNDEAFLVPDKFLVALDMDEGTLSFIVDQQYLGVAFKGLKGKKLYPVVSAVWGHCEITMTYIGGLDPEPLPLMDLCRRTIRQKVGRTHLEERIQELQLPLSMKKYLLYKNRR
- the gus gene encoding protein gustavus isoform X3, with product MPGVRNTDRRRPQNISSTSSLAPRVVLSRLEPREFERLKLSYKVALIDQRKTRSCRGMNMGQKISGGSKSVSRNDSQANFKPIIPRELAADFIKPTRLDILLDMPPASKEVQLKHSWNSDDRSLNIFVKEDDKLTFHRHPVAQSTDCIRGKIGLTKGLHIWEIYWPTRQRGTHAVVGVATAEAPLHSVGYQSLVGLSDQSWGWDLGRNKLYHDSKNCAGITYPAILKNDEAFLVPDKFLVALDMDEGTLSFIVDQQYLGVAFKGLKGKKLYPVVSAVWGHCEITMTYIGGLDPEPLPLMDLCRRTIRQKVGRTHLEERIQELQLPLSMKKYLLYKNRR